A genomic window from Engraulis encrasicolus isolate BLACKSEA-1 chromosome 14, IST_EnEncr_1.0, whole genome shotgun sequence includes:
- the LOC134463196 gene encoding transcription factor HES-5-like, which produces MAPTITSTADHPKDYMSLSHKVRKPIVEKLRRDRINNSIEELKALLGPQLQNQQPESKLEKADILEMTVCLLRKKLQQKTLPFSNVVAAGQRFSMCPQKIPVFPSKEELQGRFSGAMLNHFQILKTSSDEDTVVASVLPQQNVLNQHNVNQEKIPANSAPWRPW; this is translated from the exons ATGGCGCCTACAATCACCTCTACAGCAGATCACCCAAAGGACTACATGAGTCTTTCCCACAAG GTGAGAAAACCGATTGTGGAGAAGCTGCGCAGAGATCGCATCAACAACAGCATTGAGGAACTCAAGGCTCTCCTGGGTCCACAGCTCCAGAACCAGCAGCCCGAGTCCAAGCTGGAGAAAGCTGACATCCTGGAGATGACCGTTTGCCTCCTGAGAAAAAAGCTTCAGCAGAAGACTCTGCCCTTCTCCAATGTCGTTGCAGCAGGCCAGAGATTCTCCATGTGCCCTCAGAAGATTCCAGTTTTCCCATCTAAAGAGGAGCTTCAGGGGCGGTTTAGTGGAGCAATGCTGAACCACTTCCAGATCCTGAAAACATCCTCGGATGAAGACACTGTGGTGGCGTCAGTCCTGCCTCAACAGAACGTGCTGAATCAGCACAATGTCAACCAAGAGAAGATTCCAGCCAACAGCGCCCCCTGGAGGCCCTGGTAG